CGGCGAGGAGCGCCTCCCGCAGCAGCTCGGCGGCGTCGACGAACCGCGCGGTGCGGGCGTCGTCGCCGGCGACCGGCTCCCGCGCTGCGGCCAGCTCCTCGGCGAGGACCTGCTCGACGAGGTCCCGGCTCACGGCCCGGCCGTCGGTGAGCCGCACCTCCTCGCGCAGCCACTGCCACACCTGCGAGCGGGAGATCTCCGCGGTGGCGGCGTCCTCCATGAGGCCGTGGAGCGCGACCGCACCCCGCCCGCCGAGCCACGCCTCGAGGTAGTGCAGCGCGACGGAGACGTTCGTGCGGAGCCCCTCGGCGCTCACCTCGCCCGGTGTCGCGCCGAGGTCGAGGAGGTCCGCCGCCGTCACGGCGACCTCGGGGCGGTGGCGGTGCACCTGGTTGGGACGGCTCCCGAGGACGGCGTCGAAGACCTCGCGGCACGTCCCGACGAGGCCGGGGTGGGCGACCCACGACCCGTCGAAGCCGTCCCGGGCCTCCCGCTCCTTGTCGGCGCGGACCTTCGCGACCGCCGCGGCGGTGCGCTCGGGGTCGCCGCGGTCGGGGATCGCGGCCGCCATGCCGCCGACGGCGTGGGCGCCGCGCCGGTGGCACGTCGCGACGAGGAGCTCGGTGTAGGCGCGCATGAAGGGCGCCGTCATGGTGACGTCCGCGCGGTCCGGCAGCAGGTAGTCGTGCCCCCGCGTGCCGTACGTCTTGATGGCGCTGAAGATGTAGTCCCAGCGGCCCGCGTTGAGCCCCGCGGCGTGCTCGCGGAGCTCGTAGAGGATCTCCTCCATCTCGAAGGCGGCGGGCAGCGTCTCGACGAGGACCGTCGCGCGGATCGTGCCGCGCGGCAGGCCGAGCATCTGCTGGGCGCGGACGAACACGTCGTTCCACAGCCGAGCCTCGAGGTGGCTCTCGAGCTTCGGCAGGTAGAAGTACGGCCCGCGTCCGGCGTCGAGCTGCAGCCGCGCGCAGTGGAAGAGGTAGAGCCCGAAGTCGACGATGCTGCCCGACATCGGCCGCCCGTCGACCCGGAGGTGCTTCTCCGGCAGGTGCCAGCCGCGGGGCCGGACGACGACCGTCGGCGTCGCACCGTCGGCGTCCCCCGTCACCCGGTAGTGCCGGCCGTCCGGCGACGTCCACTCGAGCGTCCCGAGACTCGCGTCGAGCAGCGTGAGCTGACCGCCGACGACGTTGTCCCACGTCGGGCTCGTCGCGTCCTCCTGGTCCGCGAGCCACACCTTCGCGCCGGAGTTGAGCGCGTTGATCGCCATCTTCCGGTCCGTGGGGCCGGTGATCTCGACTCGGCGGTCCTCCAGGCCGGGCGCGGGCGGGGCGACCTTCCAGCTGGGGTCCGTGCGGATCCACCGGGTGTCGGAGCGGAAGCCGAGGTCGGCGCCCGACGCGACCTCGGCACGGCGGGCCGCGCGCGCCTCGAGCAGCTCGCAGCGTCGCTCGGCGAACGCCTGGTCGAGCCGCCCGACGAAGGCGAGCGCCTCCGGGGTGAGGACGCGCTCGTAGCCCTCGCGGACGGGACCGAGGACCTGCACCTCCGCACCGGAGGAGGTGAGGGTGACGCGGGTGCTCGCTCGCTGGGTGCTGACGGGTGTCATGGTCGTCTCCTCGTGGTCTGGTCGTCGTGTCGTCTCGTCGTCCCGCGCAGCGCTGCGCGGGCTCAGTGGAACTGCTCGGACTCGGTGGACCCCGCGAGCGCGAGCGTCGAGCCCCCGGGGTTGAGGGCCGTCGCGACGGCGTCGAAGTAGCCGGTGCCGACCTCCGCCTGGTGCCGGACCGCCGTGTAGCCGCGGTCGGCCGCGGCGAACTCCGCCTGCTGCAGCTCGACGTACGCGCTCATGCCGCGCCGGGCGTAGCCGTGTGCGAGGTCGAACATCGAGTGGTTGAGGGCGTGGAAGCCGGCGAGGGTGATGAACTGGAAGCGGTAGCCCATCGCGGCGAGCTCGCGCTGGAAGCGCGCGATCTCGTCGTCGTCGAGGTGGGCCCGCCAGTTGAAGCTCGGCGAGCAGTTGTAGGCGAGCATCTTGTCCGGGTGCTCGGCCGTGAGCGCCTCGGCGAACACGCGGGCCTGCTCGAGGTCCGGGGTGCCCGTCTCGACCCAGAACAGGTCGGCGTACGGCGCGTAGGCGAGGAGCCGGCTGATGACCGGCTCCGGCCCGTTCTGCACCCGGAAGAAGCCCTCGGCGGTGCGCTCGCCGGTGCAGAAGCGGCGGTCGCGCTCGTCGACGTCGCTCGTCAGCAGGTCGGCGGCGAGGGCGTCGGTCCGCGCGACGACGAGGGTCCGCGTGCCGGAGACGTCCGCGGCCAGCCGCGCCGCGTTGAGGGTCCGCACGTGCTGCTGGGTGGGCACGAGCACCTTGCCGCCGAGGTGCCCGCACTTCTTCTCGCTGGCGAGCTGGTCCTCCCAGTGCACGCCCGCGGCGCCCGCCGCGATCATCTGCTTCATGAGCTCGAAGGCGTTGAGCGGGCCGCCGAAGCCGGCCTCGGCGTCGGCGACGATCGGCACGAGCCACTCCTGCGGGCCGTCCGTCTCGCCGTCGGCGTGCGCGATCT
The Aquipuribacter nitratireducens DNA segment above includes these coding regions:
- the aceA gene encoding isocitrate lyase — protein: MTQTLPSPTDERTAADVAVGRVPRPAAPGSELPDAAALAHEWATDPRWAGVERTYSAEDVVRLRGRVVEEHTLARRGAERLWDLLRTRTHVPALGALTGNQATQMVKAGLEAIYLSGWQVAADANLSGHTYPDQSLYPANSVPAVVRRINNALLRADQIAHADGETDGPQEWLVPIVADAEAGFGGPLNAFELMKQMIAAGAAGVHWEDQLASEKKCGHLGGKVLVPTQQHVRTLNAARLAADVSGTRTLVVARTDALAADLLTSDVDERDRRFCTGERTAEGFFRVQNGPEPVISRLLAYAPYADLFWVETGTPDLEQARVFAEALTAEHPDKMLAYNCSPSFNWRAHLDDDEIARFQRELAAMGYRFQFITLAGFHALNHSMFDLAHGYARRGMSAYVELQQAEFAAADRGYTAVRHQAEVGTGYFDAVATALNPGGSTLALAGSTESEQFH
- the aceB gene encoding malate synthase A: MTPVSTQRASTRVTLTSSGAEVQVLGPVREGYERVLTPEALAFVGRLDQAFAERRCELLEARAARRAEVASGADLGFRSDTRWIRTDPSWKVAPPAPGLEDRRVEITGPTDRKMAINALNSGAKVWLADQEDATSPTWDNVVGGQLTLLDASLGTLEWTSPDGRHYRVTGDADGATPTVVVRPRGWHLPEKHLRVDGRPMSGSIVDFGLYLFHCARLQLDAGRGPYFYLPKLESHLEARLWNDVFVRAQQMLGLPRGTIRATVLVETLPAAFEMEEILYELREHAAGLNAGRWDYIFSAIKTYGTRGHDYLLPDRADVTMTAPFMRAYTELLVATCHRRGAHAVGGMAAAIPDRGDPERTAAAVAKVRADKEREARDGFDGSWVAHPGLVGTCREVFDAVLGSRPNQVHRHRPEVAVTAADLLDLGATPGEVSAEGLRTNVSVALHYLEAWLGGRGAVALHGLMEDAATAEISRSQVWQWLREEVRLTDGRAVSRDLVEQVLAEELAAAREPVAGDDARTARFVDAAELLREALLAERLPSFLTTTAYARHLVTLAEPPSSVGRDEAVDVRDLSGCAAARVDPAA